The following proteins come from a genomic window of Thermoproteus sp.:
- a CDS encoding adenylosuccinate synthetase, protein MITVIVDGFFGDTGKGKVTAYLALADRPGLCVRTGAPNAGHTVIWNGATYVLRTLPTCFVEGSTRLAVAPGALIKIDVFLSEVERFGFGRSYVDFNAGVIEERHVEAERRDEFLMKTVGSTGQGVGAAMVDRVLRRLRLARDFEELKPYLADVPAMIHEMRDRGVIIEGTQGTFLSLYHGTYPYVTSRDVTASGVLSEAGVGPKAVDEVVLVFKAYVTRVGGGPLPGELPPEEVERRGWAERGAVTGRPRRAAPFNLELARRAVLLNAPTQIAITKLDVLFKEAAGKTRWGDLPLEARRWVEELEEALRTPVTLLGTGPEPRHMVDLRREKGRT, encoded by the coding sequence GTGATAACTGTAATTGTGGACGGGTTCTTCGGCGATACGGGGAAGGGGAAGGTCACTGCCTATTTGGCGCTGGCCGACAGGCCGGGGCTGTGCGTGAGGACTGGCGCCCCCAATGCGGGCCATACGGTGATCTGGAACGGAGCCACCTATGTCTTGAGGACGCTCCCGACGTGCTTCGTGGAGGGCTCTACGCGGCTGGCCGTGGCGCCGGGCGCCTTGATAAAAATAGACGTGTTTCTCTCCGAGGTCGAGAGGTTTGGCTTCGGCAGGTCTTATGTGGACTTCAACGCGGGCGTCATAGAGGAGAGGCATGTGGAGGCGGAGCGGAGGGACGAATTCCTCATGAAGACTGTGGGGTCCACGGGGCAGGGCGTCGGCGCGGCCATGGTGGATAGAGTGTTGAGGCGGTTGAGGCTGGCTAGAGACTTCGAGGAGCTCAAGCCGTATCTGGCGGACGTGCCGGCGATGATACACGAGATGAGGGATAGAGGCGTGATAATCGAGGGTACTCAAGGAACGTTCCTGAGCCTCTACCACGGCACCTATCCCTACGTGACGAGTCGGGACGTCACGGCCAGCGGGGTCCTCAGCGAGGCCGGAGTGGGGCCTAAAGCCGTGGACGAGGTGGTGTTGGTCTTTAAGGCCTATGTGACTCGCGTGGGCGGGGGCCCTCTGCCTGGGGAGCTCCCGCCTGAGGAGGTCGAGCGTAGGGGCTGGGCCGAGCGGGGGGCCGTCACGGGGAGGCCCAGGAGGGCGGCTCCCTTCAATTTGGAGCTCGCAAGGAGGGCCGTGTTGCTCAACGCGCCCACCCAGATAGCGATCACCAAGCTGGACGTGTTGTTCAAAGAGGCGGCGGGCAAGACCAGATGGGGGGACCTCCCGCTGGAGGCCAGGAGGTGGGTCGAAGAGCTCGAGGAGGCGTTGAGGACGCCGGTCACTCTGTTGGGCACAGGCCCCGAGCCTCGCCACATGGTGGACTTGAGGAGGGAAAAGGGGAGGACCTAA
- a CDS encoding NAD(P)/FAD-dependent oxidoreductase produces MVGLVIREYLSRLRTLDRYIGGFDVVIVGAGPAGMFAAYELAEAGGFKVALLDGGLRASQRVCPLQTPLEKCTFCVPCHIMYGIGGAGTLSSGLINLRPDVGGDLHELMGDWDKAAELINYIDSIFVKFGAPGKIHEPDMEAVGKLSSIAARVNARIIPIRQRHLGTDGSRKVVEAMTEYLVERGVALYTSTWALEVERTSGGFVVKTNRGVFEAPAVLLAPGRGGAEWLVAQLRKLGAKLDFGPIDIGVRVEVPYQVMKPLTDMNHDPKVILYTSKYDDKVRTFCTNPRGFVVKEVYSDGTVGVNGETYLEKKSENTNFAFLVTLKLTDPMEDTIEYGKSIARLATKLGGGKPLIQRLYDLERGQRSTWDRIRRSSISPTLKDVTPGDISLALPHRVVEDIIEGLKKLDELAPGVASPQTLIYAPEIKFYSARPAVDKNLMTTVPGLFVAGDGAGLSRGINVAAATGVLAARGIKQYLDKSRG; encoded by the coding sequence ATGGTGGGGTTGGTGATAAGGGAATATCTATCCCGCCTAAGGACCTTGGACAGATACATCGGCGGCTTCGACGTGGTGATAGTCGGCGCAGGCCCCGCCGGCATGTTCGCGGCCTACGAGCTGGCCGAGGCTGGAGGCTTCAAGGTGGCCCTCCTCGACGGAGGGCTCCGCGCCTCGCAGAGAGTCTGCCCCCTACAGACCCCCCTCGAGAAGTGCACCTTCTGCGTCCCCTGCCACATAATGTACGGAATAGGCGGGGCGGGGACCTTGAGCTCCGGGCTGATCAACCTCAGGCCGGACGTGGGGGGCGACCTCCACGAGCTGATGGGCGATTGGGACAAGGCGGCGGAGCTCATAAACTATATAGACTCCATATTTGTAAAGTTCGGAGCGCCGGGGAAGATCCACGAGCCCGACATGGAGGCCGTAGGCAAACTTTCGTCTATAGCCGCGAGAGTCAACGCCCGCATAATACCCATAAGGCAGAGACACCTCGGCACCGACGGCTCCCGGAAGGTAGTAGAGGCCATGACGGAATACCTAGTGGAGAGGGGAGTCGCCCTCTACACCTCCACCTGGGCCCTCGAGGTCGAGAGGACCTCCGGAGGCTTCGTAGTCAAGACCAATAGGGGCGTCTTCGAGGCCCCCGCAGTGCTTCTGGCGCCCGGCAGGGGAGGCGCCGAGTGGCTAGTAGCCCAATTGAGGAAGCTAGGCGCCAAGCTGGACTTCGGCCCCATAGACATAGGGGTCAGGGTAGAGGTGCCCTACCAAGTAATGAAGCCGCTGACCGACATGAACCACGACCCCAAAGTAATCCTATACACCTCCAAATACGACGACAAGGTGAGGACCTTCTGCACGAACCCAAGGGGCTTCGTGGTGAAGGAAGTCTACTCCGACGGGACCGTCGGCGTGAACGGCGAGACCTACCTAGAGAAGAAAAGCGAAAACACCAACTTCGCCTTCTTGGTCACACTCAAGCTGACGGACCCCATGGAGGACACCATAGAGTACGGCAAATCCATAGCGAGACTCGCCACAAAGCTCGGCGGGGGGAAGCCCCTCATACAGCGCCTATACGACCTAGAGAGAGGACAGAGGTCCACTTGGGACCGCATAAGGCGCTCCAGCATATCGCCAACCCTAAAGGACGTCACGCCGGGCGACATATCGCTGGCCCTACCGCATAGGGTAGTAGAGGACATAATCGAAGGCCTCAAGAAGCTAGACGAGCTGGCGCCAGGCGTCGCCAGCCCCCAGACCCTCATATACGCCCCAGAGATAAAGTTCTACTCCGCCAGGCCCGCCGTAGACAAAAACCTCATGACCACAGTGCCAGGACTCTTCGTGGCGGGCGACGGGGCGGGCCTCTCAAGAGGCATAAACGTGGCCGCCGCCACCGGCGTGCTGGCGGCCAGAGGGATAAAGCAGTATCTAGACAAGAGCAGAGGCTAG
- a CDS encoding ATP-binding protein, with the protein MSDCGFVSRQFPTVVSLEEAKVSVLLRCDVGVGAFLVAEGGGGRRWLGRVAEVKMADLYAVANTPILTPEQELAVGLRLGPKIAVLDLLAECSEAGCGAPATPVPVHAGVRPPRPGEVSEMLGLPRDGLLLGGLALASGEEVKGEEVRLPLDALRHHLLVVGTTGSGKTVLVKELALQLVEGGHNAVALDAVGHFYHLAYNGVVVKVLLPVTRRLLGRGPRAVVRRAVARAAWRGKAKYRARTYRRGSVFSKAEVELESPAGRARLVVYPWALSSREILRDLPKAVSILSLQAKIFYRRVLAEAFSRGAPKDVRGLFDFLTRAVSAPDGRRAVLNYEAIGASLGLHTSTMENIVRSLLSVIETDLVDVEAKGVKVAEPNYGEALSGYAVVDISSLGVNQQRLVVYKVLDAVYKRARPITAVLVDEAHLFFPQTRSEDEQAFIESLLTRLTRLGRARGIAVVFATHVPEDLNDVVIQLANTKVVLRSDVKVLERLSVPQQERRFLAVADRGLAYVWGYAYKTPVYVKVRKRAVHFG; encoded by the coding sequence ATGTCTGACTGCGGCTTTGTCTCGCGGCAGTTCCCCACGGTGGTGTCTCTGGAGGAGGCGAAGGTCAGCGTCTTGTTGAGGTGCGACGTTGGGGTCGGGGCGTTTCTGGTGGCTGAGGGGGGCGGGGGCAGGAGGTGGCTGGGGAGGGTGGCCGAGGTCAAGATGGCCGACCTCTACGCCGTGGCCAACACGCCCATCTTGACGCCTGAGCAGGAGCTGGCTGTGGGGCTGAGGCTGGGGCCTAAAATAGCGGTGTTGGACCTCCTGGCCGAATGCTCCGAGGCTGGCTGCGGCGCGCCTGCGACTCCCGTGCCTGTCCACGCCGGGGTGAGGCCTCCGAGGCCTGGCGAGGTCTCGGAGATGTTGGGCCTGCCTAGAGACGGCCTCCTTTTGGGCGGGCTGGCCTTGGCGTCCGGCGAGGAGGTCAAGGGGGAGGAGGTGAGGCTTCCTCTCGACGCGCTTAGGCACCACCTGCTCGTGGTGGGGACTACCGGCAGTGGGAAGACCGTGTTGGTCAAGGAGCTGGCCCTACAGCTGGTTGAGGGGGGCCATAACGCGGTGGCGCTGGACGCGGTGGGCCATTTCTACCATCTGGCCTACAACGGCGTCGTCGTGAAGGTCTTGCTTCCGGTCACCCGTAGGCTTTTGGGGAGGGGCCCTAGGGCTGTGGTGAGGAGGGCCGTGGCGAGAGCCGCGTGGAGGGGAAAGGCTAAATATAGGGCGAGGACCTACAGGAGGGGCTCCGTCTTCTCTAAGGCCGAGGTGGAGCTGGAGTCGCCTGCGGGGAGGGCGAGGCTGGTGGTCTACCCGTGGGCTCTCTCCAGTAGGGAGATCTTGAGGGACCTCCCCAAGGCCGTGAGCATATTGTCTCTGCAGGCCAAGATATTCTATAGGAGGGTCCTTGCCGAGGCCTTCTCAAGGGGCGCCCCTAAGGACGTCAGGGGCCTCTTCGACTTTCTGACCAGGGCCGTGTCTGCTCCCGACGGGCGGAGAGCCGTGTTGAACTACGAGGCCATAGGCGCCTCCCTCGGCCTCCACACCAGCACTATGGAGAATATCGTGAGGTCGCTCCTCTCGGTCATAGAGACGGATCTGGTGGACGTGGAGGCCAAGGGGGTCAAGGTCGCCGAGCCCAACTACGGCGAGGCCCTTTCGGGATACGCCGTGGTCGACATCTCGTCGCTCGGCGTCAACCAGCAGAGGCTTGTGGTCTACAAGGTCCTCGACGCCGTCTACAAGAGGGCGAGGCCCATAACGGCCGTGTTGGTGGACGAGGCCCACCTCTTCTTCCCCCAGACCAGAAGCGAAGACGAGCAGGCCTTTATAGAGTCCCTCTTGACGAGGCTCACGAGGCTGGGGAGGGCTAGGGGCATTGCGGTGGTCTTCGCCACGCACGTCCCCGAGGACCTAAACGACGTGGTCATACAGCTGGCCAACACCAAGGTGGTCTTGAGGAGCGACGTGAAGGTCTTGGAGAGGCTTTCGGTGCCCCAACAGGAGAGGAGGTTCTTGGCGGTTGCCGATAGGGGCCTCGCCTACGTCTGGGGCTACGCCTACAAGACTCCCGTCTATGTCAAGGTGAGGAAGAGAGCCGTCCACTTCGGATGA
- a CDS encoding putative CRISPR-associated protein, with translation MVGVFLGVTVGVSLLQNASRAGVLSGPAGEGSAGALRDFALSNPAAASAELNTLLGVKRRWPALFGDVRVVFYATDTSEGRLVASVLEGVACGVLGAARCEAGSRVVEGFGVDFERGLLNLAVAVAGDVKRARGEGRLPYVVATGGFKPESTFAVLAGYLAGAAGAFYMHESFREVVALPYIPIALHPALAAFARGEGDVHDLARGLGWDVYHLEGVGLLERSGSSWRLGAFLRELLRYV, from the coding sequence ATGGTTGGGGTGTTTCTGGGGGTTACGGTGGGGGTCTCTTTGTTGCAGAACGCCTCTAGGGCTGGGGTGCTGAGCGGCCCTGCCGGCGAGGGTTCGGCGGGGGCTTTGAGGGACTTCGCCTTGTCGAACCCGGCGGCCGCCTCTGCCGAGCTCAACACGCTTTTGGGGGTCAAGAGGCGCTGGCCTGCCCTCTTTGGGGACGTGCGGGTTGTCTTCTACGCCACTGACACTAGCGAGGGGCGTCTGGTGGCCTCCGTGTTGGAGGGTGTCGCCTGCGGCGTGTTGGGGGCCGCGCGTTGTGAGGCTGGGTCGCGGGTGGTGGAGGGCTTTGGGGTGGACTTCGAGCGGGGACTGCTCAACTTGGCGGTGGCGGTGGCTGGCGACGTGAAGAGGGCTAGGGGCGAGGGGCGGCTTCCCTATGTTGTGGCCACTGGGGGCTTTAAGCCGGAGTCTACCTTCGCGGTGCTGGCCGGCTATCTGGCTGGGGCGGCCGGCGCGTTCTACATGCACGAGTCCTTTAGGGAGGTGGTGGCCCTGCCGTACATCCCCATTGCCCTCCATCCGGCGCTTGCGGCCTTCGCGAGGGGCGAGGGGGACGTGCACGATCTGGCCAGGGGGCTTGGCTGGGACGTCTACCACCTGGAGGGGGTTGGCCTTCTGGAGAGGTCCGGCTCGTCTTGGAGGCTCGGCGCGTTCCTTAGGGAGCTCCTCCGTTATGTCTGA
- a CDS encoding gamma-glutamylcyclotransferase gives MELLFVYGTLKRGCGNHRLMEGAEPLGEAEARGYTLVVDLLPYAVRAPEGCRVEGELYAVSRRQLEAVDELELSAGYVRVRARVEVGGGRAVEAWIYAAPGLRVGRCLASRYRCL, from the coding sequence GTGGAGTTGTTGTTCGTATATGGGACTTTGAAGAGGGGGTGTGGCAACCACCGCCTCATGGAGGGCGCCGAGCCTCTAGGCGAGGCCGAGGCGAGGGGCTACACGTTGGTGGTGGACTTGTTGCCCTACGCCGTGAGGGCTCCCGAGGGGTGCCGCGTCGAGGGCGAGCTCTACGCGGTCTCTCGAAGGCAGTTGGAGGCGGTCGACGAGTTGGAGCTGTCTGCCGGCTACGTCCGCGTGAGGGCGCGGGTGGAGGTCGGAGGGGGCCGGGCCGTCGAGGCTTGGATCTACGCGGCGCCGGGCCTGCGCGTCGGGAGGTGTCTGGCTTCGCGCTATAGGTGCCTCTAG
- a CDS encoding DNA double-strand break repair nuclease NurA, whose translation MDELFELVELLKQIGDEAAEAPPPQPRSGEEEGEARVDCHYYEVVYEQSEPPGDVHGLDSHTVVVEFGGASVIVATGALVGRQTAFVPGVQARWLGLRLNYRWRGDVPKGGRLYVWSEYLDRPFDVHFDLESARDEVRIHVEEALARAWDGGGVLVVDGPIFRAAAATEMEGEYGELYRAFIRRRAELFRGKRAVGVVKRLERSTYLSRCVGQGANDEVTAIRLLEGRPGYVGPVAVEAEGYVKWMYYAVVPAARGVRALRVEALDEELAAEAASWMAPLADAFGVPMPVTIADKLARRLNASIVKMLYAMSPVEPTYRGLEAVLDALRES comes from the coding sequence GTGGACGAACTGTTCGAGCTCGTTGAGTTGCTCAAACAGATCGGCGACGAGGCGGCAGAGGCGCCGCCGCCCCAGCCGAGATCCGGCGAGGAGGAGGGCGAGGCCCGCGTGGACTGCCATTACTACGAGGTGGTCTACGAGCAGTCGGAGCCGCCTGGCGACGTCCACGGCCTCGACAGCCACACCGTCGTGGTGGAGTTCGGCGGCGCTTCGGTCATCGTGGCGACGGGGGCCTTGGTGGGTCGGCAGACCGCCTTCGTGCCTGGAGTCCAGGCGAGGTGGTTGGGGCTCAGGCTGAACTACAGGTGGAGGGGCGACGTGCCTAAAGGCGGGAGGCTCTACGTGTGGTCCGAATATCTGGACAGGCCCTTCGACGTCCATTTCGACTTGGAGTCGGCTAGAGACGAAGTGAGGATACACGTGGAGGAGGCGCTGGCGAGGGCTTGGGACGGAGGCGGCGTGTTGGTGGTAGACGGCCCCATCTTCAGGGCGGCCGCGGCGACCGAGATGGAGGGAGAATACGGCGAGCTCTACAGGGCCTTCATAAGGAGGCGGGCCGAGCTGTTTAGAGGCAAAAGGGCCGTGGGAGTCGTAAAGCGGCTGGAGAGGTCCACCTACCTGTCTAGATGCGTCGGCCAGGGCGCCAACGACGAAGTCACGGCGATCAGACTCCTGGAGGGCAGGCCGGGCTACGTGGGCCCCGTGGCGGTTGAGGCAGAGGGCTACGTCAAGTGGATGTACTACGCCGTGGTCCCTGCGGCGAGGGGAGTCAGGGCCTTGAGGGTCGAGGCGCTAGACGAAGAGCTGGCCGCAGAGGCCGCCTCCTGGATGGCCCCGCTGGCGGACGCCTTCGGGGTGCCCATGCCGGTGACTATAGCCGACAAGCTCGCGAGGAGGCTCAACGCCTCTATAGTCAAGATGCTCTACGCCATGTCCCCCGTGGAGCCCACCTATAGAGGCCTCGAGGCCGTGCTGGACGCCTTGAGGGAGTCATGA